gccgagcccaacacctgaattcaatgatttggaggggtgtcccaatacttttgccaatatagtgtatatttgttttaaatgttggGTTTTTAAAGAACTGGTGGTTAAATGACCTAGAATCATACTCTGTGtattgaactaaaaaaaaacctactcAGGTGTGATCATTatcatcattcacacacacacacacacacacacacacacacacacagtcgtgACCTGTTCTGATAAAGGACTGGACTGTGTCCTCTTGTTTTCAAGCTCTTATTGAGATCCTACAGCCAGGGTTCAAAGACCTTTTACAGCTCTGCCTCtcttttgtgtctctctgtatatctgtgttaAGCTTCACCACAAAACAGTTTTGAAACTGATGGACGTTAAGACCAAGATTCTGTCTTTGTCACAgatgcgtgtgagtgtgtgtgtgttggtgtgtatgctgagtgtgtgtagtgctcTCATCTGCCCCGATGGAGGAATGTGTGAAAATGGAAACACCTGCTGCCAGACGGCGTGGGGCGGATACGGATGCTGCCCACTGCCTAACGTAAGTGTGTGTGCCCcaaacatacacgcacacacacacgcactgtgtATAACAcctgcattttattttcattcatctATATaatgtgttaagtgtgtgtgtgtgtgtacaggcagAGTGCTGCTCAGATCACCTGCACTGCTGTCATGAAGGAACACTGTGTGACATGGAGCACGGCACGTGTGTGAACAAGACCCACACTCTGAAGTGGGTGAGGAGAGTCGATGCCAAACAGATTACCCTacctcaggtaacacacacacacacacactaatcacattaTTATTTGAACTGCATGACACGACATGTTCGACACAACATACTTTTTCATAGTTGTTCATTTTTGTCACTCACAGGCAGTGGTGTGTCCTGACCAGGAGTCTGAGTGTCCAGATGATACGACCTGCTGCCAGATGCCTGATGGGACTTGGGGCTGCTGTCCAATGCCTAATGTACAtgattttctgtctgtctgcattgtgGCTCTCTGTCTCATTATATGTGACCTGGATCTGTGTGCATCGtgattttctgtctgtctgtccatctctatatgtgtctgtctctctccacctctatatgtgtctgtctgtctgtccatctttatacgtgtctgtctgtctgcctctccatctctatatgtgtctgtgtgtctgtctgtgtgcactgtgattgattgtgtgtatgtggagtgagTAATCTTAGACTAATGAACTAttctaactgtgtgtgtgtgtgtgtgtgtatgtaggcgGTGTGCTGTGAAGACAAAAGACACTGCTGTCCTGAGGGCACGACCTGTGACCTTCCTCACTCgaagtgtgtatcagctgtgCGAAGCTCCACCCCTCTCCTGAGAAAATTCCCTGCGATCCGCAGAGgtatgacatcacttcctgtccctCGCCTCACTAATAACACTCTCTTTTGAATAtaatgagcgtgtgtgtgtgtgtgtgtgtacattcacCTTTCAGATGCAGTGGTTAAAGAGGTATCTGTGAAGTTCCCCGGCAGTAATGATGGTGAGACAGCaagcttcagaaaaaaaagccttttcACAGAATCATTTCAATGAACTGATTCATTTGAGTTGGTTCAGGTGAATCATTTGATTCAGTTGCACAGCACATGTGTAGCTGATccttgggttagggttagttattaattattattaataataattgttggcgtgttgtattattttgtaatattctTGAACTTACAGGATGAAATGATTTGCAGGACTCTcaatgagtcagtgagtcattAGATCTTTGTCTGAAAGGATTCACTGAATCGCAGGGAGTGGATACTGCAGATATGTTTCGCACAATTCAGACTTTTAAAATGATCCTATGTGACATTTGTTTTGTAATCATAAATCTGGAAACGTTTCGCTTCATTCATTGTAAACAAATGACTCTTGATTCATCTTGACACAGAAGGACTGAATCGTTTCAGCAAACGAATCCTGTCCATCAGTGACGATAACCTGTTACACACTCGGCAGTTTCCATCACATGATAAAGGTGTGACCTTTTTTGGTTTTTGTCTGTTCGTTTATGATGTTCATAGGTCCTCGAACCGTGGTGTAAACACACTTAAGCCTAAAAGATATTTCACTTGATGATCTTTGAAGTCAATTTATAGAGAACTAAAAAGATCCAGTAGGAGAACCACAGTTCCTGGAAGAGTTCCTCTTCAGCATTGCCTCCACGAGCTTTGATGCcctgctgtttttgtgtgtgtgaagtgatttGTCCAGATAAAGTGTCCATGTGCCCAGATGACACAACCTGCTGCAAACTAGCAAACGGGAGCTACGGCTGCTGCCCCATGCCGAACGTGTGTAATTGctttttttgttaatgttttttttcctattttcttTTACGCCTGTTTAATTCTGGCTTTTTGTCATTAGgctgtgtgttgtgaggattaTGTGCACTGCTGTCCTGAGGGCACGACCTGTGACCTTGAACACAACACCCGTGACATGGCCAGTGAGCTGAATATGATGAATGTTGAGGCCACGTCCACTCTGCGCTTGAAGAATACAGGTAAACATGCAAGGCTTGAACTCTAGGGCACAAGGCCTAATAAGCAGAAGCTGGAAATGTCTGCTCAAGAAAataattgtgtatgtgtagtggaTTCGGTGGCCTGTAACGACACGGCAGCATGTCCGTCCGGCAGTACCTGCTGTAGGAAACCAGACGGTGATTGGGCGTGCTGTCCACTGCCTGAGGTATCAAAAATCCAAGCTTTAATTCcttgttatttttaatttattttcaaaaataaaattgtgattTTTTCTCCCCCCTAGGCAGTATGTTGTGATGACCACGTCCACTGCTGCCCTCAAGCCACTGTGTGCAACCTCTCCATGGGCACGTGTGATGACCCTGTGGAcctttctctctccattccCATGGTGAAGAAAGTTCCCGCCTTCTCACAGCCTTCACAGCCTGTTGATGAAAAATGTGACCCGTCCTTTTCATGCCCACAAGATACTACCTGCTGCAAGATGGCTTCCGGGGGGTGGGGATGCTGCCCTCTACCACAAGTGGGTGCACGTGTATATATGAAAGaaccgttactatagaaactggTGGAATGGAGTTTAAACCCTGAATGTGGtttatttcttctctctctaGGCTGTGTGCTGCGAGGATCATCTACACTGCTGCCCTCACAACACGGTGTGTAACGTGCAGGCGGGGACGTGTGACAGTGTCTCAGATGTGGGCGCCCGCTTGACCGTGCCCTGGGTGAGCAAGACGCCCGCCGTGGCCCTGGAGCCTGAGAACGAACAATGTGATGAGACCTCAGTGTGTCTAACGGGTACAACCTGTTGTAAACAGGAATCAGGAACTTGGGCCTGCTGCCTGCTGCcacgggtacacacacacacacacacacacacacaaactatctACTGTATACAAGTATGCATGAACTTCCCTctaacacacacgtacacgtcTGTCACCTCCCAGGCCGTTTGCTGTGAGGATCACGAGCACTGCTGTCCTCAGGGCTACAAGTGCGACGTTGCTCACGAGTCCTGTGAACACCCTACTCTACCCAGCATGCCGTGGGTCATAAAGCAGCCAGCGCTGAGTGTGATGCGTAGCACCCTCGCTGACCCCAGCTCTAACGTGGTGTCAGACTCGCAACATGAACCCAAGTGTGACGCAAGGACCAGCTGCCCCAGGGGCAACACCTGCTGCTTCATGACAAAACTCAGCCAGTGGGGTTGCTGCCCTCTGCCAcaggtcacactcacacagttatattatattctatatatcCTTCCACTCTTTCTCATTTCCCCCCCCCTGCCATCGTCCATTATAACCACATTTCTACTCGTGAAATCTTTCTGGACTTCACGCATCTCTCCGCAGGCTGTGTGTTGTGGGGACGGAGATCACTGCTGTCCCAGCGGCTACACCTGCGATAAGGAGAAACCCACCTGCACCAAGGGAAACCACCAGATCCCGTGGTTCAAGAAGCAGCCGGCcatgaggtcagaggtcaccaGCGACCTCGGGGACATGAAGTGTGACGACGCCACCAGCTGTGCGGCCGGCACCACGTGCTGCAAATTACGCACAGGGAAGTGGGGCTGCTGTCCGCTGGCTCAGGTGCGTCTGGGGTGGGGTTTTTAATAAACACTCGCTCACTGGGACATGTATAgtgagtgatttatttatttattttgtaggcGGTATGTTGTGAGGACCACAAGCACTGCTGCCCTCACGACTACACCTGCGACCTGAAGAGCGGAACCTGCATCAAACCTTCCACTACACACGCGGTCGCActcgcactcatacacacgcaagACGAAGACGAGCTGATGTGTGACGCGACCAGACGTTGCACTAAGACTCAGACCTGCTGTCGGTCATCCGACTCCGAGTGGGCCTGCTGTCCATTTGAGCAGGTATCTGATCGGACAGAATTGTCTAAAGCAGGTTCTagatcgtttctatagtaaccgctcATTCACAGAAACGCCGTTCATTGTTGACATGGTGACGTTTTCCATAAGGAGTCAACACAGTGTTTTCACTAAACAATTAATGTTTTCTGTCCCTTtcattccatttatttttctctcctctgtctctaGGCGGTGTGTTGTGACGACATGAAGTACTGTTGCCCTAAGGGATACGCCTGTGACCCTGAAAAACATTGCACTAAAGCGTCTCCGCCCACGTGGTGGGACAATTCACTGTAGAGAAACGTCATCACTAAACTGCATCATTAAACTGCAGTCCATATCAGGATGAGGGACAGTACAGCGTAGTTGcctttagattattattattattttcctgctGTTCTAGGAATGCCGAGAGATCattctgttgtttgtttttttttttaactgacagAATCCAACACCGAAACAATGACACATTTCcagttttccttttcatttccaATCACTCCAAGCTCtcaagttgttgtttttttccccatttattCATGTGCAAGTACTGTcgccgaaaaaaaaaaaacatttctcctCAGGTATGAAGAATGGAAATGTATGAAGAAAGGATAGAAAGACCTTGAGTGTCTCAGAGACGGAACTGAATGTATTGTGTATCTGAACGTGAAGCAGACAAATCGAAACAGCTTTCAGTTGTCCAAGCACAAGCCGCCATGGAAGTAAAAATGGCTGACATTGCAAAATGATCACTATCACTAACAGTGAGTTATAAACCCGATCGAAAGCACACCAGTCGATGTATTTAGGTGTTCATCATTAGCCTGAGTCATCCAATGTTGCCTTGAGAATTATATTGTTGaaggaaaatatttataattttattgacCGCTTCAaatttgttgttcttgttgtgtaTACTTGCCTCTGATCGCATACTACAAAGTTTTAGCATGTTAAGATTTTGATAAATCACACCTCTGAAACAACTTGCTTTTGAAATGATACTCAATATGATTTTTAAACTAACTTTCAGTGACATGGTTCAAatcaagattttatttatttattttttccaattaGTATTTGGATCGATCTTTGTTTCTGATGGAAATAAACTGCTTGGAAATGGGAGTATTTTGTTACGACTGTTTGGGTAAACAGAAACCCCGGGTGATGTGCTGCGGCCTCGTGTCGCCTCCTGATTGGCGTGGGAGAGGAGTTACGAAACACGGTGGTGGTATGAGGGTTATGCCGCAAGAGGATGGATGGAATATCtggggaagggggggggggttccgGCTTCGACAAGAGCCCCCAGTGGAGAACCAGATAGTGTAGAAGAAGTGAATGGAAATGTATAAAGTGTAGAAAAATAGTACGATGAGGTAAAGCACTGGTATTAAGTATGAAACGGAGTTTTGAACTTGATCATGAATCTAGTTAAGCGTGTAGTTCACATGACACACAGTCCCAGTGTCTTTGAGCCAGTGGGATTAGGTTCCATTCAGACAGCGTGGGtggatgtgtgggtggatgtgtgtgtgtgtgtgtgcgtgtgtgtttcttGTTGCCGGCTAACACACTTTCAGAGTGAATGAAACTGCCAGGAAGAGTGAACCTTCAATCGCTTTCATGTTGCTTTAAATCAAGGAGAGGAAGCCAATCCGGAAAAAATGGGCTCTTTTCACCGGTACGTCTTTAACGTGAATTAGATTTGTGTCTAATTTAATATGTAAAGTAAATGTTCTTGTTAATAAGCTAATTAGATTCAATATGTAACTATTCTCAAGCGTGTGTGACGGGTAAGGAATGAGATCTATGTAAGTTTAAATTTTATAAGTAagtttaaattttatatatatatatatatattccgtGATCTGTTTATTAGTCAGTTTACACATTAATGCTGCATCGTTTGCAATTTTCTATTTACAAAAAGTTCCCAATTCCGGCTTAATAAATCAAACCGAACCTGTTTACACTGATGAGAATGTACAAGCTTCAAGTTCCTTAAAATCCATTAATATGGACGGTCGGCTGGGAGAAGGGGTTGAACTTCAAAGGAGGGTGAGACGTAGATCAGGAGTGTGAGACAGCTGGTAGGAGCGTGGGAGAGGGTGCAGTAAGATAGCCGAGGAGGAGTGAGGCTGTGATGGAAAGCGAGAGAGTGACTGAAGCAGCTGAGGCACAAGCTCCTGCTTGCACCAAAATGTCTCGGCTATTAATACACACCGGCTCTGATCCTACTATCTGCTCattctctgtcacacacacacacacacacacacacacacacacacacacaaacagttgcTGGTgttgacaaaatatttatctCTAAACAGAAAAATGATCGCTTTCATGACGAAAATGCTCAAAATACTCAATTCACAGTTTTAGCCTACATTCACATCTACATAAAATGCTCTCGCAATCACTAGATTTACCCCCAAATTTACATAAAATGCTCTCGCAATCACTAGATTTACCCCAAATTTACATAAAATGCTCTCGCAATCACTAGATTTACCCCAAATTTACATAAAATGCTCTCGCAATCACTAGATTTACCCCCAAATTTACATAAAATGCTCTCGCAATCACTAGATTTACCCCCAAATTTACATAAAATGCTCTCGCAATCACTAGATTTACCCCCAAATTTACATAAAATGCTCTCGCAATCACTAGATTTACCccaaatttatataaaatgctCTCGCAATCACTAGATTTACCCCAAATTTACATAAAATGCTCTCGCAATCGCTAGATTTACCCCAAATTTTCATAAAATGCTCTCGCAATCACTAGATTTACCCCAAATTTACATAAGATGCTCTCGCAATCACTAGATTTACCCCCAAATTTACGTAAAATGCTCTCGCAATCACTAGATTTACCCCAAATTTACATAAAATGCTCTCGCAATCACTAGATTTACCCCCAAATTTACGTAAAATGCTCTCGCAATCACTAGATTTACCCCAAATTTACATAAAATGCTCTCGCAATCACTAGATTTACCCCAAATTTACATAAAATGCTCTCGCAATCACTAGATTTACCCCAAATTTACATAAAATGCTCTCGCAATCACTAGATTTACCccaaatttatataaaatgctCTGGCAGTAACATTTGCTAATCTTTACCCACACATGCATTAAATGCGCTCACATTTGCGTAACATATTCCCATTCACCTGTTTGCCCCAAACAATAATTTTAACTGCATAAAATGCTCTTGCAGTCAGTAAGTGGTAAACGGGTTGAATTGCTAACCTGCGGTTTTGCGTCTGAAAGGTGAATAAAATGACCTACACATTTCTCACCTCCTGCCTTCTCTTTCTCATTTTTGCACTCAGTAATGAAGAGGACGACGAGTCCTTAACCAAAATGGAATCTGAGTCTCTGGTGCAGAAATTCAATGAGGTGGAGACCGGAATTACAACCGTGATTGCTCAGGCAGAGggtatgaagaaaaaaatgggtGTGGCTAAAGGTGTAGAGATGGTTATTGAAGTTCCGGGTGTAAAGAACACAGTATGGTTGGATGTGGTAAATGTAGCAAATGAGTGTGGTTAGAGTTGTAACAAAATGGTACTAGGATTAGAATCTATGCTGTAAGTAGATTTATCAGCACCAAGAACTCAACAGGTCTGTGGTACTAATTTGGTTCTAAATAGAAATCTAGCTGttaattgttaaatatttccTCTATTGTAGCTGAGCACTGTCAAGAATTCTGTCCATCCAGCATCAAGCACGGCCTACTTCAACCTCCTTTCCGTAGAGCAAGTCCTAAAACACTTAGGGAAGGGGCAAGGAGGCAAAAAGAGTTCTCTAAATTTGGGCGCCCACCCTGGAGGACTAGCACAAGAAAGAAATCTCTAAAAGTGGAAAAGGAAAGGCGGGCCCCCACTGAGAAACCTTATGGCAGTGTAGCGAGTTTCAGTTTCCGGAAGTTTGAAGTGAGCTGCTGCTCCGATATTTACACCAGTGCTGGAGGATCTCCACAGCTCCGTTCTCACTCAGACTCTGTGTACATTTATGCTGAAAGCATCAAAGGTTCTATTTCCTGTTCCAGTGTATCACAAGACTGGGATTCGACTTGCCTTTATACGGAGACCGAGAAAACCTGTGACGTCACGCAAGACCCCGGATCTGAGACTGCAAAAATAGGCAGTAGCATAGAAGCCTTGTTCGGGTCGGATTCTTCCTGCGATAGCGAGTCTATAAGAGGTGACGGTGACTCGGATTCAAGCTGCCTTAATGCAGACTGGGAGCACAGCTTTGACTCCGACAGTGACTCATGCAACTTCGCCTACAGCTTTGCTGAGGCACAGTGGGGTTCTACCTCATCATGTTCAGGCTCTGCTGCCTCTGGTTATATCACTGACTGCGATTTGGAATCCTCATTCTCCACCACAGAACAATATGGTAGCTCTGCTTCTGGCAGTCATTTTGAGGCAGGACACTGTGACTCAGAAGCCAACTGTTTTGAGGGAGGATACCAAAACTTGCCAGCCAGCCGGTACAAACCAGGACACTGTGATTCTGCAGGAAGCCATTTTGATGCaggactctctgtctctccttttggACATTTCAAGGCAGGACATTTTGATTTTCCAGTTGGCCATTTTAATGAAAGAGGGTCTGACCCACCAGTGGGCCATTTTGAGAAAGGACATCACAACTCACCAGCTGGGCATTTCAAGGCAAGACTCTGTGACTCTCCAGTTGTCCATTTTGAGGCAGGACACTGTGACTCTCCAGTTGTCCATTTTGAGGCAGGACACTGTGACTCTCCAGTTGTCCATTTTGAGGCAGGACACTGTGACTCTCCAGTTGTCCATTTTGAGGCAGGACACTGTGACTCTCCAGTTGTCCATTTTGAGGCAGGACACTTTGACACTCCAGTTGGCCATTTTGAGGCACAGCACTGTGTTTCTCCAGTTGTCCATCTTGATGCAGGACACTGTGACTCTCCACCTGGCCATTTTGAGGTGGAACACTGTGAATCTCCATATGGCTATTTtcatgaaagagtgtgtgaccCACCATTAGGCCACTTTGAGGCAGGACTCTCTGATTCTCCAATTGGCCATTTTGAGATGGGGCACTGTGACTCTCCAGATGGCCATTTTGATAAAAGAGGGTGTGACTCGCCAGATGTCCATTTTGAGGCAGGACATTGTGACTCGTCAGACAGCCATTTTGAGGCAGGGCACTGTGACTCTCCACTTGGCCGTTTTGATGAGGATACCTGTGACCTGTACAATGCTTTTCCTCAGAGTAGTGATGCAGTCTGTTATGGAGGTCAAGAGCAAGACTACCTTTTTCATTTCAGCGACTCTTCTGAGCTAACATGGAGGAAACTACAGGGTGTCGTGACTCATCCTGATCGTTATCGCATTGCACCGTTTTTCCATGAGATGATGAAAGAGACAGAGCAGGATCGAAATCAAGAAAAAGTAAAGATAAACAAAGGCTTTCTTTTCCATCCTCAAAGGGTAAGAAAACTTGCATATCAttttatgaataatattttgatttaatatatttattaaacaatctGAGACTGACTCACAATGTTATCTCTTAGTTTTTACAGGCGAAAAACTCCGAATATCGGGAAGGCCGGGAATATTCCATGCTTCGCCACGTACAGAACGGATCGTACGGGGATGTGTTTAGCGTCCGTGACAAACAAACTGGCTTCACGTGTGCTGCCAAAAGGGTAAGATCTCCATAACACATCAACGTCTTATTTTTATAACATTGTTGATTTATTGTCCTATAACAGCACTATCATTACTTCTAATAAAgcgctcgattctgattggtcaggattcATGCACTCGTTCTAATATGTAACAGCAACtttgtgttgattattttttataaaagcatgtcatggtgtgtttttttcttcatatatgTTGCCTTCTGGTGTTTTTCTCTGACTCCATGCATCAATGTAACTCTATAGATTCCTCTAAGCAGTTTCAGCTGGGAGGAAGTGGGAACATGGAGCAGGTTGGACTCGCCGCGTGTCCTTCAGCTTTACGGGGCTGTACGTGACGGCCTCAATGTCGTCCTCTTTATGGACCTTAAAACAGGTTTGTTTCGATTGGATATCGTTATTGCTTACATTCCTGTAAGTGCCACAGGAACCAGGGAGACATGTTTTTTCTTCAAGTCATCCCTGAAAGTCTTTGTCGCGCCCTCTTTTCAGGCTCGTTGGCTCAGCTCCTAAAATCAAGAGGTCATTTCCCTGAAGATTTAGCTCTTTATTACCACTGCCAGGTGCTGCAGGCTCTGGAACATCTGCACAGCAGAAAGGTGATTCACCTGGATGTTAAAGGTGAGCGTTTCCACAAATTACCGcaaattttaaatgcatttttatagaTCTGTTCTAGACTTGTCCGgtttaatgcattttattctcGAATCGCTGCAACGTCATTCTCATGGTCGTAGTATGATATCTGATTAGGTAACAAAGATGGAAAAGCCTTCAGGAAGTTAAGATCTAAAAAAGACTCAACAGTAGCATGAAagaatcttattattattattaaggaatGTGACAACACTATAAGGACACAATTACTCTCATACACATAAACTGGCCAACAAttaccattttttatttattaaaaaaaaatatttgtgtgttattgatatgtgtgtgtagtggacaatGTTTTGCTTTCGAAAGACAAGAGGGAGTGTTTCCTGTGTGATTTCGGATTATCTGAGATGCTGGACCAGAACGGATACAGCACCAAGACCTTTAGAggtaacacactgcacacacacatgcacacacacagtcttacttAAACTGGATGCCAATTAAcagtaaactctgtgtgtgtgtgtgttaatgttttagGTAACGGTCTACGTGGCACAGAAAGCCACATGTCTCCCGAGGTGGCTCGTGGAGATCCTCGCTCAGACAAAGCGGATGTCTGGAGCAGCTGTTGTATGTTACTGCACATGCTCAGTGGCCATCAGCCATGGACACgctactacacacacccactctgccTGAAAGTAAGAGTCCCCGAGCAACAGACCTGATcaattaaaggagaagttcacttctagaacaaaaatctacagataatGTCCTCATCCCCTTTGTTATCCAAGATGTTtatatctttctttctgcagTCGTAAACAAATGATGTTTTTGAGGAAaatatttcaggatttttctccatatagtgaacttcaatggtgcccgtgAGTCTGACCTTCcacaatgcagtttaaatgcagcttcagagagctctaaacctccatcccagcccaggaagaaggctcttatctagacaaaccatcactcattttcttagaaaaattgtatactttgtaaaatattgtaaaaaattgtatacattttaaccacaaaatcttgtctagcactagctctgggatgcacaTCCGCGATGCTACATACTACGTAATCACGTCATGTCACGTCACGTaggcggaactacagacccagtgtttacaaagcgaacgtgcaaagcccaaggaagtgcaaataggTCAAATGCTCTTTGctaacaaaaaggtacataTATCTTTGTCATTCAGAGCgatcctcctcctccacactagtaaacactgggtctgtagctccgcctgcGTGACCTTCCGGcgtgattacgtagtacgtAGCATCGCGGACACGCATCGCAAAGCTAGTGCAagatgagcttttgtggttaaaaagtatacaattttttatttttccaagaAAATggcttcttcctgggctgggatggaggtttagagctcgttgaagctgcatttaaactgcattgtggaaggtcaaactcgcggtcaccactgaagtccactatatggagaaaaatcctgaaatgttttcctcaaaaaacatcatttctttacgactaaagaaagaaagacatgaacatcttggatgatgAGGGAGTGAGGAgattatctgtagatttttgttctggaggtgaacttctcctttaagtcATTAAGTTATGAAGTAAATAtctaaataagtaaataaagaagtaagtaaataaataactacattAGTGAGCCAATAAATATacaagttaataaataaatgcataatatacaatgaataaataataacatgaaagagaagtaaataaattagctttatgAATAAACCAGTAAATAAAAagtcaaataatatttaaagtaGATTTAAAGAATGTACATTAAATACAAGgaaataaaaaggtaaaaagaaaaaggt
The nucleotide sequence above comes from Hemibagrus wyckioides isolate EC202008001 linkage group LG01, SWU_Hwy_1.0, whole genome shotgun sequence. Encoded proteins:
- the grnb gene encoding granulin b isoform X2, coding for MRVSVCVLVCMLSVCSALICPDGGMCENGNTCCQTAWGGYGCCPLPNAECCSDHLHCCHEGTLCDMEHGTCVNKTHTLKWVRRVDAKQITLPQAVVCPDQESECPDDTTCCQMPDGTWGCCPMPNAVCCEDKRHCCPEGTTCDLPHSKCVSAVRSSTPLLRKFPAIRRDAVVKEVSVKFPGSNDVICPDKVSMCPDDTTCCKLANGSYGCCPMPNAVCCEDYVHCCPEGTTCDLEHNTRDMASELNMMNVEATSTLRLKNTVDSVACNDTAACPSGSTCCRKPDGDWACCPLPEAVCCDDHVHCCPQATVCNLSMGTCDDPVDLSLSIPMVKKVPAFSQPSQPVDEKCDPSFSCPQDTTCCKMASGGWGCCPLPQAVCCEDHLHCCPHNTVCNVQAGTCDSVSDVGARLTVPWVSKTPAVALEPENEQCDETSVCLTGTTCCKQESGTWACCLLPRAVCCEDHEHCCPQGYKCDVAHESCEHPTLPSMPWVIKQPALSVMRSTLADPSSNVVSDSQHEPKCDARTSCPRGNTCCFMTKLSQWGCCPLPQAVCCGDGDHCCPSGYTCDKEKPTCTKGNHQIPWFKKQPAMRSEVTSDLGDMKCDDATSCAAGTTCCKLRTGKWGCCPLAQAVCCEDHKHCCPHDYTCDLKSGTCIKPSTTHAVALALIHTQDEDELMCDATRRCTKTQTCCRSSDSEWACCPFEQAVCCDDMKYCCPKGYACDPEKHCTKASPPTWWDNSL
- the grnb gene encoding granulin b isoform X1; this translates as MRVSVCVLVCMLSVCSALICPDGGMCENGNTCCQTAWGGYGCCPLPNAECCSDHLHCCHEGTLCDMEHGTCVNKTHTLKWVRRVDAKQITLPQAVVCPDQESECPDDTTCCQMPDGTWGCCPMPNAVCCEDKRHCCPEGTTCDLPHSKCVSAVRSSTPLLRKFPAIRRDAVVKEVSVKFPGSNDEGLNRFSKRILSISDDNLLHTRQFPSHDKVICPDKVSMCPDDTTCCKLANGSYGCCPMPNAVCCEDYVHCCPEGTTCDLEHNTRDMASELNMMNVEATSTLRLKNTVDSVACNDTAACPSGSTCCRKPDGDWACCPLPEAVCCDDHVHCCPQATVCNLSMGTCDDPVDLSLSIPMVKKVPAFSQPSQPVDEKCDPSFSCPQDTTCCKMASGGWGCCPLPQAVCCEDHLHCCPHNTVCNVQAGTCDSVSDVGARLTVPWVSKTPAVALEPENEQCDETSVCLTGTTCCKQESGTWACCLLPRAVCCEDHEHCCPQGYKCDVAHESCEHPTLPSMPWVIKQPALSVMRSTLADPSSNVVSDSQHEPKCDARTSCPRGNTCCFMTKLSQWGCCPLPQAVCCGDGDHCCPSGYTCDKEKPTCTKGNHQIPWFKKQPAMRSEVTSDLGDMKCDDATSCAAGTTCCKLRTGKWGCCPLAQAVCCEDHKHCCPHDYTCDLKSGTCIKPSTTHAVALALIHTQDEDELMCDATRRCTKTQTCCRSSDSEWACCPFEQAVCCDDMKYCCPKGYACDPEKHCTKASPPTWWDNSL